A region from the Branchiostoma floridae strain S238N-H82 chromosome 9, Bfl_VNyyK, whole genome shotgun sequence genome encodes:
- the LOC118422755 gene encoding potassium voltage-gated channel subfamily A member 7-like: MQARLTAASTQLNDGGEEAREFPEKDDSKLKSLGNALRTGWSRQSSRTRRSKPPAGVTGLLPQIVTHGLTDPGRADRRVRINISGMKFDTRERVLLRYPQTLLGDVVRRQRFYVPEEEEYFFDRHRPSFEGIFRYYQTGKIERPRNVPQDVFAAELAYFDMGKLVINKFLKDEGYDVSENVLPEKEPQRTVWILFESHDGILAKFVGLVTVLFILLSVGTSCAETLPRFRNLTDQTFAHVGDVKVNLNIAFSNIFFQIETACIVWFCIELAMRFYASPRKRRFVKDIMNILDFVVILPYFIDLILIVANVDPTGSNIIPATIVRVLRLVRVFRIFKLSRHMRALQMLAATLRASAPQLIMLIFFMAILVVLYSSIIYFMEMDHPDHFFPSIPAAFWWAIITLTTVGYGDIYPKTPWGKAFACICVISGILVIAMPMPIITKNFEKFYKKNGNNPFKALPLNNGHEERDDNNSEHRKRTYAVRLTDIETEEHESFLKDEDESSSGFLSSV, from the exons ATGCAGGCGAGACTAACAGCAGCATCAACACAGTTAAACGACGGAGGGGAGGAGGCGAGAGAATTCCCCGAAAAAGACGACTCAAAGT TGAAGTCTCTGGGTAACGCCCTCCGGACGGGGTGGTCGCGCCAGTCCAGCCGCACGAGGCGGTCCAAGCCCCCGGCGGGAGTGACGGGCCTCCTGCCGCAGATCGTCACCCACGGGCTGACGGACCCCGGCCGGGCTGACCGCAGGGTCCGCATCAACATCAGCGGGATGAAGTTCGACACCAGGGAGAGGGTGCTTCTCAG GTATCCCCAAACCCTCCTCGGCGACGTTGTCCGGCGGCAGCGGTTCTACGTCCCGGAGGAAGAGGAATACTTCTTCGACCGACACCGACCGAGCTTCGAGGGGATCTTCCGCTACTACCAAACGGGCAAGATCGAACGGCCGCGCAACGTTCCACAGGACGTTTTCGCGGCAGAACTGGCATATTTCGACATGGGGAAACTTGTCATCAACAAATTTCTTAAAGACGAAGGGTACGATGTATCGGAGAACGTCTTACCCGAAAAAGAACCCCAGAGAACGGTATGGATTCTTTTCGAAAGCCATGATGGTATTTTGGCCAAATTCGTCGGCCTAGTTACGGTTTTGTTTATCCTACTGTCGGTGGGGACGTCTTGTGCAGAGACACTACCCCGCTTCCGTAACCTCACAGACCAGACGTTCGCTCATGTAGGTGACGTCAAAGTGAACCTTAACATCGCCTTCAGTAACATCTTCTTTCAGATTGAAACAGCGTGTATCGTCTGGTTCTGCATTGAACTCGCCATGCGTTTTTATGCAAGCCCAAGAAAAAGACGGTTTGTTAAGGACATCATGAATATTCTGGATTTCGTGGTGATCTTGCCTTACTTCATCGATCTCATCTTGATTGTGGCGAACGTTGACCCCACGGGGTCTAACATCATCCCTGCTACGATAGTACGCGTGCTGCGATTGGTCCGTGTCTTCAGAATCTTCAAGCTATCAAGACATATGAG AGCGCTTCAGATGCTGGCCGCCACCCTGAGAGCCAGCGCTCCTCAGCTCATCATGTTGATCTTCTTCATGGCCATCCTGGTTGTTCTGTACTCCAGTATCATCTACTTCATGGAGATGGACCATCCTGACCACTTCTTCCCAAGTATACCAG CGGCGTTCTGGTGGGCGATCATCACCCTCACCACGGTAGGCTATGGCGACATCTACCCAAAAACACCCTGGGGCAAGGCCTTCGCCTGTATCTGCGTCATCAGCGGTATCCTGGTCATCGCCATGCCAATGCCTATCATCACAAAGAACTTTGAAAAATTCTACAAAAAGAACGGGAACAACCCGTTTAAAGCCCTGCCACTGAACAACGGGCACGAGGAAAGAGATGACAACAATTCAGAACACAGAAAGCGAACATATGCCGTACGGCTGACTGACATCGAGACAGAGGAACATGAAAGCTTTTTGAAAGATGAGGATGAGAGTAGTTCTGGATTTCTATCATCCGTATAG